The Chryseobacterium indologenes genomic sequence AGTATCAGCGGGGAAATTTCCTGAGAAGGATCATCAATTTTTTCCCTAAAGTTTACCCTAAGGTCGCGATGACGAATTTTTTGAATCTGGATAAAATCTTTAATATTTTCTACATCTTTTTCTATAGAAATACTTTTTTCAGCCGCTTCATAGATATTGTACCGCATCACTTTTGAAAGCTGTAAAATGGCATCAGGAGTTTCATCAGCCTTCTTCATAGCCATTCCATATATATTATTGAGGGTATTAAACAAAAAATGTGGATTAATCTGAGCTTTTAACATCGTCAGTTCCTGATCAAGTTTCTCCGATTTCAATTGAGAAAGCTGTTGTTTCAAAACATTTTTCTGCCTTGTGATTTCAACTCCAAAAACAAGCCCTACCATAAAGATCAGATCCATAAAAGAATTAAAAGCCACAAGCCCATTGATATACCCGGATAATTCTTTTCCATCCTGGGTTTCCAACAACACCATAAATGTAAGGATACATGATATAATGGGCAAAGAACCGATGGGCAAATACAGCCGATATAACAATAAGAATGTACAGAATGTATTTGAAAAAACTTTTGAAATGCCCATTCTCATAGACATAAAGCAAAGAATAAGCAAGCGGAACTTTTATAAAAAGATACCCCAGCTCCAGCATCAAGGTATTCTGAAGTCTTATTGGCCAATTGACATCAGGAAACTGATACCTTGACCAGTAAAAATCAAGATAAACTTCCAGAATATAATACAATATCCAAAAAAGCAAATGAACACGGAGTTTGGATTTTCCGATCGTTTTCAAAGGTATACTAATTTAAATGTACAAAGTAATATCGTTCAATCAAATATAATCATATAAAGTCTACAAAATAAAGATAATCATCTATGAGTGAAATGTTTTATTACTCCTTAATGGTTTGGATGTAAAACTATTTAAAAACCACAAGCCTTATAGGTTTTTGAAACCTATGAGATTAAGAAAGTATAGGATGAAAATTTTCGGTTTTCAAAACTTTTGTGATGTTGTGGTTTAAGCTATTTTATTTTCCCACAGTACAAATAAGCTCTTACTACATCTATACCCTGTTTTTCAAACTAATTTCAGGATAGATAAGATTGAAAAAACAAAAAATAAGCAGGATGTTAAATTCAATACCGTTGATGCCTCCTCCTACCACAAACCAGCCATTCTGCCAATGAATAAGATAGATTCCCAGCATAAAGATAAGTATATTAGAAAACGCCACAGGTTTGATATACCGGTCAAACCAAAGCAACGGAACAGATAAAAGATGGGTAAGCTTTACTGTCCAGGCGAGATACAGCCCGAAAGGGCTAAAACCTATCGTATCCAGATAAAGGTGTCCAAAATTATGAACATCACCACTGAAGATAGAAATCACACTATGCATCAGTAAAATCGCTGACAGCGCAATACGGAGATAGAAATTCTTTGTCATAGCATCAAAAATATGAGATACCCGAGACAGAAATTCCATCTTGTATATCAACGTCATTTATTGATATATAAATGTACTTTTATGGCATTATAAAGTAAAAAAAGTGGCAACAATTACCACTTTTTTCTATTGAATATATTTAATTCCGGTTCAGATTTTTCTTTAAAAAGTCTTCGAGATCTTTTCCGTGAATATTTTTAGCCATGATAGTTCCTTCTCCATCGATAATAACATTAAAAGGAAGCTCATCTACTTCGTACAACTTTGCTACGGGACTTTTCCAAAATTTTAAATCGCTGACCTGTATCCATTTGATCCCAAAACGATCAATGGATTTTTGCCAGCTCTCTTTGTTTCTGTCTAAGGAAACACCGAGAATTTCAAACCGGTTGTTTTTGACCTGGTCTGCGTATGTTTCATACAAGGTTTTTAGTTCAGGCTGTTCTTCAACACAGGGAGCACACCAGGTTGCCCAAAAATCGATCAATACAAGCTTTCCTTTTAATGATGAAAGCAGGAACGGGTTGCCATCAACTTTGGACATTGCAATTTCAGGAGCTCTCTTTCCTATTTCAATTTTATTTTGAGAAAAAATATTCCCTGAAAACAGGACACCCAATAATATTATAAAACGGATTTTCATATTAATCATTTGTTGGATACTCTTTATCTAGCCAGTCTGTTTTAATATTTTTTGGAAGGTTTAGTAGTTTGGCATTCTTAAAGCCCATTTCCATCAGCAGATTAAATGCAGGGCGTATATTCGGGCACTTTACAAAAGGACAGCAGCCACAATAAATAACGACTTCTCTGTCTTTAGGAATATTATTAAGATAATTTTTTAATTTTTCGAGATTTTCAGGCTCATGAGTGGGGCCGATATCCACAGAACCTTTGATAATTGCTTCAGGCCCTACAGAAATAATCACCAGGTCTTTCGTTTTATTTTTTACAATACGGGAAGCCAGTAATGCCGGGTCCATCAGCTGACTGTCTTTCCATGGGTCCTGTTTTTGCTGAGCCTGACTTAACATGGAGCATACAAAACATGCCACAATAAACAAATACTTCATAGTTTTCTTTTTCACAAAGATAGAAAAAGTGAAAAGTAGGGAACCTGAAAATCTTATCTTTCCTTTATATTTTAACTACACGTGATTTTTTTAACACTGATATGAAGAACGTTTGATGCTCCGGGTTCGATAATGAGTTGAGTCCCCAGACCTCTTTCACGTTCTCGTCCCCGGATTGCTGACCCCGTTGTCAATGTTAATCTTCCATTGAAAACAGGATGAGGAGGCACCAGAGAAATCTCGATTTCCTCTTCTTCCACCTGCAAGATAATATACTCTGCTTCAATGGGTTGCTTTGTTCCGTCTTTTTTGATAGCCCACGCCTGATATTGTTTTATTTCCTCCATCTTATTGATTTCCGGCAAAGATAAAAAAGCTCTGTATCCGGTAGCCAGTACATCATACTCATCGTTAACATATTCAGTAAACTACTGCTTCCGGATATGGAATGTATAGAAAGTCCAAAATAAATTGGCGGTTCAGGTGTAAATATTTTATACATTTATGTAAAGTATTGTCAAATAAAAAAACGTGACACAAAATGGAGGAAATATTCCAGCCTGACGTAATTATCATAGGAGCGGGATTGGCAGGACTGACCGCTGCTATGGAGATAACCAATGCAGGAAAAAAAGTTTTGCTGCTGGATCAGGAAACTGAACAGAATATCGGCGGGCAGGCATTCTGGTCGTTCGGAGGTCTTTTTTTAATCAATTCTCCTCAGCAGCGAAGAATGGGAATCAGGGATTCTTATCAACTGGCTTTGCAGGATTGGAAAGGAACTGCGGGTTTCGACAGGGATGAAGACTATTGGCCCCGTAAATGGGCTGAAGCGTATCTGAAATTTGCTGCCGGTGAAAAATATGCATACATTACCAGACTGGGAATCAAACTTATGTTTATGGTAGGATGGGCAGAACGTGGTGACGGAAGAGCCAATGGTCACGGAAATTCAGTACCCCGTTTCCATGTGAGCTGGGGAACCGGAACCGGAGTGATCAGGCCTTTTGTAGAAAAAGCCTATCAGGCTAAAGAAAAAGGCTTACTACAAATGAAATTCAGACATCGGGTAACTGAATTAATGCTTGAAAATGGAAAAATAGCAGGACTAAAAGGTGACATCCTGGAAAACGATTCCAAAGAAAGAGGAATGGAAACCAATAGAAATATCATTTCCTCATTCGAATATCATGCCTCTCATATTGTTATTGCTTCAGGGGGTATCGGGGCAAATCATGAATTGGTACGAAAAAACTGGCCTGAAAGATTAGGCAGCCCTCCGGAAAATATGGTCTGCGGGGTTCCGGCATATGTGGATGGAAAAATGATTGGTATTGCTGAACAGACGGGAGCTCATATCATCAATCCCGACAGAATGTGGCATTACACAGAAGGCCTCCGGAACTGGAATCCGATCTGGCCGAATCACGGAATCCGGATATTGCCGGGCCCCTCTTCCCTTTGGTTTGATGCTAAAGGAAAACGGCTACCACCGCCATTTCTTCCTGGATTTGATACGCTGGGAACTTTAAAATATATTCAGGATACAGGTTTACCGTACTCGTGGTTTATTCTGACTCAAAAGATTATTAAGAAAGAATTTGCCCTTTCCGGATCAGAGCAAAATCCCGATATCACCAATAAAGACTACTCTCTTTTCCTGAAAAGGATCTTTGGAAAAAAAGCTCCGGGCCCTGTAGAAGCATTCAAAGAGCAAGGAGAGGATTTTATCGTATCTGATAACCTTAAAGACCTTGTAGAAAAAATGAATCAACTGGCCGGTAATCATCTTTTACATTATGAAAAGATATTACAACAGATTGAAGCACGGGATAGGGAGCTTGACAATAAATTTTCAAAAGATACCCAGGTGAACTATATCAGAAGCACCCGGAAGTATCTGGGAGATAAACTTGGGCGTGTAGCCGCTCCCCATAAGATTCTTTCCCCTGAAAACGGTCCTTTGATTGCCGTTCGGCTCAATATATTAACCCGTAAAACGTTAGGAGGAATTAAAACCAATCTGAACGCACAGGTATTACGGCATGATGAAAGCGTTATTGAGGGGCTTTATGCGGTAGGAGAAGCTGCAGGCTTTGGCGGAGGCGGAATGCATGGCTACCGTGCCCTGGAAGGAACATTTCTCGGAGGCTGTATATTTTCGGGAATGAAAGCTGGTCAGTATATTGCCGGATTAGAGTGAATATTTTAATAAAATGAATATGAATAAATATTTCGATGATAAGGTAATCTGGATCACGGGGGCATCATCTGGAATCGGAGAAGCATTGGTTAAAGAACTCGCGGAAAGCACCACTGCTAAGATTATACTTTCCTCAAGGAAGGAAGAACAACTTTATCATGTTGCCGGAAAAGTGAACCTGGCGGCTGAAAGATATGCTATAATTCCTCTGGACCTCATGAATTATAAAGAAATGCCTGATATCGCTGCTCAGGCATTGAAAAAATTTGGAAAGATTGATATCCTGATCAATAATGCAGGCCTGTCCCAGCGTTCTTTAGCCCTAGAAACAGATATAGAAGTAGATAAACACCTGATGGAGGTAGATTTTATCGGA encodes the following:
- a CDS encoding FAD-binding dehydrogenase; its protein translation is MEEIFQPDVIIIGAGLAGLTAAMEITNAGKKVLLLDQETEQNIGGQAFWSFGGLFLINSPQQRRMGIRDSYQLALQDWKGTAGFDRDEDYWPRKWAEAYLKFAAGEKYAYITRLGIKLMFMVGWAERGDGRANGHGNSVPRFHVSWGTGTGVIRPFVEKAYQAKEKGLLQMKFRHRVTELMLENGKIAGLKGDILENDSKERGMETNRNIISSFEYHASHIVIASGGIGANHELVRKNWPERLGSPPENMVCGVPAYVDGKMIGIAEQTGAHIINPDRMWHYTEGLRNWNPIWPNHGIRILPGPSSLWFDAKGKRLPPPFLPGFDTLGTLKYIQDTGLPYSWFILTQKIIKKEFALSGSEQNPDITNKDYSLFLKRIFGKKAPGPVEAFKEQGEDFIVSDNLKDLVEKMNQLAGNHLLHYEKILQQIEARDRELDNKFSKDTQVNYIRSTRKYLGDKLGRVAAPHKILSPENGPLIAVRLNILTRKTLGGIKTNLNAQVLRHDESVIEGLYAVGEAAGFGGGGMHGYRALEGTFLGGCIFSGMKAGQYIAGLE
- a CDS encoding rhodanese-like domain-containing protein; protein product: MKYLFIVACFVCSMLSQAQQKQDPWKDSQLMDPALLASRIVKNKTKDLVIISVGPEAIIKGSVDIGPTHEPENLEKLKNYLNNIPKDREVVIYCGCCPFVKCPNIRPAFNLLMEMGFKNAKLLNLPKNIKTDWLDKEYPTND
- a CDS encoding TlpA family protein disulfide reductase — its product is MINMKIRFIILLGVLFSGNIFSQNKIEIGKRAPEIAMSKVDGNPFLLSSLKGKLVLIDFWATWCAPCVEEQPELKTLYETYADQVKNNRFEILGVSLDRNKESWQKSIDRFGIKWIQVSDLKFWKSPVAKLYEVDELPFNVIIDGEGTIMAKNIHGKDLEDFLKKNLNRN
- a CDS encoding DoxX family protein, with the translated sequence MTKNFYLRIALSAILLMHSVISIFSGDVHNFGHLYLDTIGFSPFGLYLAWTVKLTHLLSVPLLWFDRYIKPVAFSNILIFMLGIYLIHWQNGWFVVGGGINGIEFNILLIFCFFNLIYPEISLKNRV